The Setaria viridis chromosome 2, Setaria_viridis_v4.0, whole genome shotgun sequence DNA window CGATCAGAACAGTTGTGCGACCACATAAAACCTGCTTTGGGCTTCGACTGGGACTAGTAGTTGCACGAAGACGCCGACGGCCGAGGAGGAGAGTAGGAGGCCATAGACGAAGCCGTCGTGCTCGTACTGGTACCCTTCCTTAATCTGTCCTGCACGAAGCAGACAGCGTAGGACCGAGACCTAGCGGAGCAGCGCACCACCGTCCGTCTCTTCACAAACCTACCTCACCGGCCGGCATCCATTCCCGTTGGCCTAAAGCAGCTGACCACAGACAGATAGTTTATGGAATGTGCTCGAGTGATCCGAGGCAGGGAACCTGCGTTCCTCGCCACACTTTTCTGCCATGCTCGTGAGTCGTGAGTCAAAAGGCGCCGATCACTATGCGCGCTTCTGCACGCACAGTCTCCTTTTGCGATCGGCGACTAGGGATGCATCATTTCTTCTTcaattctttttccttttcctagcAAAGAACACAAGGTAATGTGCACCACCGACGGCGTGCCCGAAAAAGTTACCATACGCGTCACGTGCTTCTTTTCAAGagttcttctccttcctctctttctttcttctggTATCAAGTAAGAGGAAGATTATAGTCTCGAAACGGGTGGCATGCCTATCCTTACGATTTTATCCTCCATTTAATTACTCAGCTCTCTCTCTTCTAATctatccttctttttttttggcgagGAACTCTCTTCTAATCTATCCAACGCGTCAGCATCGCTGTTGCCTGTCGGGCATCGGCAGATGGGAGGTAGCAATCATCTCAGGCGAAGTGTGCATCCATCCAATCTTGTCAAGGATAATTCGGCGCCCCTAGTGTTGATACTTGATAGTCAGTCAGATTGGCGCTCCACGAGGACACGTTAACGTCGAACCTCTGGAATTCCCCCGAGGACAACGCTTCTATGCATCATGAACCTGGAAGAGTTCGGGTTAGTTTGGCAGGGATTCGGCTCCTACAAAAATAGCTCCGGCTCTAGCTTCTTCGTGGAGCGGCTTCTACAGTGAATGTGAAACTATTTTGGAAAACGTtaggcaaaacggcttcacctgTTTTTCATAAATGGATTGGAGATATCAAATATCAAATATGTCCCTTGACATATGACTTGGTTGTTAAGATGAATTGTATGATTATCCTcagtttataatttttattcatgtaaaataaaaagaaaattgtaTTTCTTAACCAATATTTGTGCTTGCTATAAAAACTGATGTCATTTTTCAATTTTTAATGCACCtattttttctctttatttAGTTCCTTCCATCCTTTATTTATTCTGATCTCTTTCTTATCCTTTCGTTTGTACCTATCTTTTCCTCTCTTTCCTACTCGTCGTCTCTTTCCTGCCACCGCAATCCGACACTCTCGCTGCACCGCCGTCTTCCCACGGGCCTGCTCCATCCTCGCATCCACGTTGCTCCCTTGCGGCCACGCTTCGGCCTCGCAGCGTCGCTTCCCCAACGCCTTGCTCTTCCCCGTTGCGCTAACGTCGGCAAGGGCTCGAACGAGACAGGGGATGCCTCTAGAGCAGCCGCGTGATGGTCGTCCCGGCTGCATACAGCCACGCCGACGGTAAAAGAGTGGGGACGCTGTTGAGGAGCAATTTTGTTCTTGTGTCTgtggggaaggggaggagcCGGTAGGAgctatatttttctttttagctCCGCCGCTCTAGTTCATTTTGAGAACGGCTCCGGAGTTAGCTTCAACACTGAAACCGTTTGCTTAGAGTGCCAAATGCGTTTGGCAGGGTTCCCGTGAAAGCCGCGAGCCGGTGGTGGCGCCCTGACAAAGGCCCCTTTCTCGCCCGATGCTCCATGCGCCATGCGGAATGAATTGTCCCCTGCGACAAAACCGGTCCCTACGGAGATCTTGTGCTACAAATTGTTCGATACCAATCGATTTCCATGGAGCCCGCTAAGTTTTCCATGGTGCCAATCGATTTTGGCCCGGCAGTGGCCCAAAAGGAGTTCGGTATCTGACAGCTCGCCCCACAACAACGTGGGCCAATGAACGGCCCACCGCAACCCTTGGCTtggcggcaggcaggcaggtcGGAACTCGGCGCGGACCGTCGGCGTCGACGCGTGCCGCCATGGCTCCGCACCGGCGGCCGCTTCAAGTAAATCCGCTGCCCCTGCCACCTGCATTCCGCCGCGACCGCGAGCCGCGTAGCCTAGGGAGTTTCGTAGGTAACCTCTAGTTTCTTGCCACACGCGCCCGCTGTCCTGGGAGCATGGAATCCTGCCCGGAGAGTGGAGCGGCAGCCGCCGCCAGGCGCGCGCGCGGAGGAGTCTGAGGTCAGGGTACCAGGTTAGTGCTTCCAAAGGATTGCTCGTTTGCTCTTAGCCTATCAGGCGGCCGCTGAATTTTTCTTGCAGCAGGTGCTGAGATGGCTCTGCCTCTGAGCAGTAGGGGAAACAAGAGTCCGATTGCTCATTGAGGTCAAACTCTCAAACCCAAGGGAATGGTTTACTCTGCTTTTCCACTAGGATTTGCACCAATTAGTCAACATTTTATTCTTATTCTTATTGGAAGCAAATGTCTTATATTCAAAGCTCTGTGCTCAAAACTGATTTATTTGGAGGTTGTTTCCTTAAGGTTGCATTGGCTAATAATGGCTATCATATTAACATAAAGCTACTATTAAATTCACTTCACTTTGAAATTGCAAGGACTTGCATAATTTTGTCATATCCCCAGTCCCCACTGTCAGTACCCGCGGTAAAGGAACTATAGGGAAATTGGTCTACAGCTTTGCAAAAATTAGGTGCCATTAGATCTAAAcgtattttgttttgtttttccatTGCATAAGTGTGTTTAAGACATGATTGCCATTTCCTTGTACCTGTACTGTTTCAGGAAAAAAGCACATGTTTCATCTACTGCATCAATGCTGCTTTTTTTCTGCATCAAAACCAGGTTATTGAAAGAGAATATTTAAATGTTTATGTATCCAATTTTTACTATATAAGGACTTACAGAATTGACTAAATTAAAGGTACCCTTTTGCCCCTTCATGTACATAGTTCTCTGTTTATTCTGTGCAACCATTTAAACGGAGTGCAACAGCTTTATCGACTACTTCCTCTTTGAAATATAAGCAGATTAGAAGACTGACATGGTCTCCAATATGACAATTTGACTGGTAATATctccaaaaatatttatattacataGGAGCTACATATTATGAACACACTTTTCAGAATGAATCTAGTGCTACCAAAATACCAAGCTTGTGTTGTCATTTGTCAATCTATATAAAATGTTAGATATGGATCGTTAAAAGTAAAAAAGTTTGACATAGGATGATCCTAGATGGACTTACATTCGTGATTGGAGGAAGTATTTCATATTCGTTTGCTGTGTTTAAAAGATCAAACTTCCAAAATGCCAAGTGTACAAACTGTACATGATCAACTAAATGCATACCTTATTAAGTTGTCAAATCCATAACTGAGCATGAATCATACCTGCAGATGCAGCTTGGACATCATCATTCATGGAGTCTCTGATGTGGAGGATAAGCCGCGTCGTGTAGTTAGGATGGACAGCATAGAAATCTTCGACAGCAATTGAAATGCTTGTACGTGACACCTTTCCCACCATCGTTCCCAAATCAAGTACCACCCCTATATGGAATTCTTCTACTTCACTTTCTGTTATGGTTTGGGCAGCTGCAGAGCTGGACGCCAAGAATAGGAGCATTGTGATCCAAGCTTGTGTCACCATCTCTTCAGTTGTGAGAGGTTTGCAGAAGAATCTTTCTTTACTGGTGCACTAGTTATAGATGCATATGTTGTCGATCTCTCATAGTCTCGTGTTAGTTGAATTGAACTCTAATCAAGTCTCTCTTCCTTTGAAGTTCCCGTCATGAATTTGTTTGTTTTGAGATCTTGATCCAATTTTGTCGCTTTGTTTGCAGTTCCCATCGATGATTTGTTCGTTTTGAGATTTTCGTCCAAGCTGGTGGTTCCAACTACCTCTCTTGGCCCTCTTGGCGTCTTGGGTCACAATCCAATGGATTTGTTTCTCGTTAGTTGAAGCGGCTGAAGATCTGTAAATGGCACGCCAGTCTTCTGTGGGTTTGCAAATGCAAGTGAAAgttccatgtgagtttcagtaGGAGACCTGGCCTTTTCAGTGCGAACGCCGCAGTGTTTGAAGTCTGAGTGTCACGCGTCTGAAAAGGATGCATATTTGTCTGTACATGTGTGTATTTGACTTTGGAATGCAGTTTAGGTCTAATGTAAGCTACATTTGGCGGTATGGTTTAATGAGCTCAATGCATTGCGGTAGGGTTTTAAACTTTAAAACCAGACAAGCGGACGGCCCGAAAACGACACAATCAGGCCTAGTATGTGTCTGGCCGTGTGAAGCCCAGCCCACTATCTCCCGAGCCCACTACCAGCGCTTTGCTTCGGCGCCTTTGGGGGCTGCTTCCGctgccatggcgccgccgcggagccttgccgccgccgccctcgtcgccaCGGCCGCTGCCGTCGTTCTCTCAAGTAATATCGACCTCTTCTCTCGACTCATCGTTACCTATGCGCGTCAAacaccttcctctcctccctcaccgACGTCGTACCTGTCCCGCAGGCCTGCTCTACAGGCGAAAATGCGGCCGCCTGGCCGCGCGGGTCCGGGAGCTGGAGGCCGCGCTGGCGGTCGCCGCGGAGAAGGCCGCCTCCGAGCGCCGCGGCAGGGTGCGCGCCCAGCAGGTGAGATCGTCGACCTGCCGTGCAGCAAGCTGTCGCGCGTTCAGGCTCTGCACACACTTCCTCTTTGATTCGTCTCATGCTGCTGATTGCTGAATCGTGCCCCTTGCTTGCAGTCGTTGAGGAGGGCTCTGAGCGAACAGGAGCCCCGCCCCGACGAGGCGAGGCCGgtcaaggccgccgccgccgccgccccggcatCCTACCCGATGGCGCCCATCGGCACTGTCCAGTCCTGCTTCTCCACTAGGTGCTGTCTGCCTTCGATTTTGCCCCCATTTTCCACGCCCTGTAGCATTCAGTCAGTTTCTCGAGTGGTAACTAGATTTTGTCATTGGTGAGTGAATGAGTGTTGAGTGGCCCTCTCCGGGAAAAGAAAACAGAGTTGGTGATGGCTGGATGTGTTCATGTGTGGAAAGCGAGCTATGGACCTAATTTTATTGCTTTATTGATCTACAATCATAGGAATGGTACACCAAGGCAGCCTTTGGTTGTGACGCTGGCCAGGGCAACTGTGGCGCTTGATCCAGCTCGAGTCCCGGCAGCAGCGCTGGAGGGACTAGCTAGTTACTCGCATTGCTGGATCCTTTATGTTTTCCATCTGAACACAGATCTTGACAAAATGTGGAAAGATCCTGCTAGGTCCAAGGTAAAAGCAAAGGTATGGTTGTGTTCTCAGTCCTTCGGTGGTTTCCTCCtgtgatggaaaaaaaaagttccaacTGCTATATTGGACATGGGCTGAACTTGTTGAAATCTTCTATTTTTTGGGGAAGGTAAGGGTACCAAGATTGAAAGGGGGCAAGATGGGGGTTTTGGCAACTAGGGCACCGCATCGGCCTAATCCAATTGGGCTCAGTGTAGCAAAGGTAAGAATTACATAATTGAACCAACATTCCTCTTGCAGTCTCACCCCGCTGTGCCCTTTGCACTGCAACAGTGATACTGTCACATGAAATGGTCTGATGTTTATTTACTTTCTGCAACACAAATTTAGAATTGAAAATATTCACGAACGAACCTGTATGTACAAGAATCTTAATGATTATTTGTATATGCGTGTTGCTTATTATGTATTGTGCTAAGGATGGTTTTGCACATCTTCATAGGGATGAGGAATATTTTCTTCTGATCAACACATGCTACTGTGTCACTTAAACTGTAAGAAAATCAACTAATGTTCTGATTGGATTTTGATTTACATTGACTTCCATACATATTGATTCTTTCTGTACACGATGCTGTGAGCATGTAGAGATTGCACATGTCATTTTCCTTTGGACAATTGCTTAATATAATTGATCTTATTCAGCATGCTACTGTGTATTGAGTTTTTCATTTCAACTTTAacaggtggaggtggtggatgGGCATGCTGTTTTGCTTTCTGGAGTAGATTTGGTTGACGGCACGGTACCATTTTAAGCGCTTATATGGTCCAGCATTATGCAGAGGATTGATATAATTTAGCAATGTGAGCTCTTCCTAATATGTTGATTCCTTATCGACAGCCTGTTATTGACATTAAACCGTACCTGCCATATTCTGATAGTGTTAAAGGTGCGGCTGTTCCCAATTGGTTAGAGGTGTGTACGATGTTGTATATCAATTCATGCATTTCTTTACATTAACATTCATTTCTTTTATTATTTCTATACATGTGCAGGCAGCAGATGTTGTGTGCCTTCTAGACTTTTTTTTTGGGATAAGTGTGCCTTATAGACTAATAAATGTTCATATGTATTATCTCTATACATCTACATACAATTGGCAGCACCCAATCTGCCGGGGAAAAAATGCAGTTACTACTTTACTTTTTGAACAGTTCAGCACACTTTACTAGCTTAGTAAAACTTTTCTGCCGTGATGTGGGGTTTTGAATGATACTTTACAGTAAGATATGGGTCCTAAAAAAATGTTACAAATCATTCAGAGAATATATACTTGTTCAGCTATGCTGACTGAATGGCATGCAAGATTGTGCAGTGTCTATTTAGGTTTGTTTTGTTCTCTTGAGTCTTGCCAGCATATCACCATGTAGTTCATGTGCCACATCGAACCTTCACAAAATCTTGCTGCAATGCTACAATCAAGTTACCTTCATTTTTTCACCACGTAGTAATGTTGAGTATTTCGTTGAAGCAGATTGATGGTGCATTAGCTGTGGAGTCCATCCATTTTTCTGAACAATTCATATCTGCGCTTCACATCTGCTGGGTGCATGCCGTAAGTGATGCTGATATATTCTCCTCTTATAAATTTTTTGTTCTGCGTAGAATTAAActtcagtttttttttggaaaagagAAGTAACACACTTTACCATCGCGTCCATTGGGCCAATTTTACATAATTACCTTTTTACTTACTATTTGAAGCCCATTTATTTGTTTCAGCAAAAGCAGTCCCTCTATGCTTCAGCAGATGAATTTCAGGATCTCATCAAGCAGGTCCTCTCTTGGGACATCAGATCGCTCTCCCAGCGGATCCGCCCCCATCAAGTAGACATGGAAAGGGAAACCAACAGCCATCGCAGCGAAGAAGCTGATGAGGACCACGGGGACGGAGCGAGCTCCGGCGTCGTCTACCACCTCCATCTCGAAGGCATCGATGTGTCATACAGGATAGATCAAGGCTCCAACATTGTCGTCGAGGATGCCGCTCTTCTTACTGTTGTCAGGAACCAGAACCGGGACGGTTACCTGGCGTGGAGGGATAAACTTGGCAGCAGCGGTTTGTAGCATAGCCATTCTTCCCTCTGTTTTCTCCTCCGCTTGTTGTAGGATGTCGTGATGCCGATGAATGCTAATCTCTGAACTGAATTTGGAATGTATATTTCGCCTCCGAGCACACAGAAAGAATCTCCATCGGGTCGAAATGGCGCCTTTGATCAAGTCAGCAGGCTCGCGAATGAATGGGAGCGTAGATTTCGGCCCTGTTTTTCATCCCGCAATCGCGGCGCCGTGTAATCTGGCACGCCACATCAAGCGAGGCGTCTGTTTGCTTTGTACCCGCACTTCGTCGGTGAAGACACACCTTCCCGACATACTCCTACTATCCTTTAAGAAATTTTATCCCGACATTTTTCAAGAAAATTTGATTGCTTAATAAACAACAAAACTCTCAAATTCTGTGTTGTACGGGCCCCAAGCCCCAATAAAATGGTCTCCCTGCGTTTTGGGCCCAGAAAGAAGAATACGGGCTTCCTTTGTTTTGTCTGGGCCTCCAATCAAATGTCTCTGTGGGCCGTGTCGTGCACATCGCTCCTTGGGGCCACTATTGGGCGATCGTTTTTGGGTGTGTTTGTTTCTTGAGGTAAAGTTTAGTTTCGTGCCacatttaattataaaattaattacacaggtggaggttaaacggcgagacgaatctatcatttaacctccatctgtgcaatgagttttgaaaaaatctatatttaatactcctaattagtatttaaacattcgatgtaacatgAGTTAAGCTAAAGTTTAAAGTTTAGGGAGAGGAACCAAACGAGACCTCAGTACCAACGCGCGAAAGTTCGAAGTAGCTAGCAACGCTACTTCGAACTTTCACGCGTCCATCTTCTTTGGCGTGTTCCCGTGTTGGATTTTTGCGTGCATTAAATTTAGCATTAAACTTAACCCATAGGTGATTTCGGCATACAACGGTGAGGAGGGAAGTACACGGGTGGGAAGATTGTTTTGACATCTATatgaaggaaaagaaatataGACAATATATCCTTTTCATGCatataattaaataaaaattCCAATGAACGAGAAATCACGGCAGAGTGCGTGATTAGTAAGATTCATTTTACATCATGATACAAAAACACTTAGGAACAATCATCGGCCTGGTGCATATACGATGATGAATAGAAAATGTTCTATAAAAGAGAGGTTTAGTCTATTTTGTGACCAGAAGAAGAGAATCACATGTCTAGCACAATCTTTTAATCTTTTGTTCGTGGTGCACAATCTTTTTATTCACATTATACCATTTTTTATTTGTCATAGTTAATTTTTGTTCGCAAAAAATAGTCATTTGTTGCTTATTTATCCGTATCtaaaataaatttttaaaaaatattatcgAAACATAGCTAAGTGAGATCTTGTTTTGATAATCTTATTGTAAAAATATAATGGTACAATTAAAACTTAATTTGAATACTCCCTTTAagagttatgatttttttgttttccaattCACATGCACCGGCCACgttatcatttttttcttaggtttgcaatgcatgcatgcatcctacAACTATCGATTTTGTCGCCTCTTGCGACATATAGATGCACCCCTCGTCTCCCCGGCCTGCTCGGGACCCAAGCTGCGCGCTGGACGGGGCGCACGAGCGCCCCCGGTCCACGCGACTCCACCGGCGCCAACCCCCTGCCACCTGCACCGCTCGTTGCCCCCGCGAACTCCGCGAGGGGCGGGGATGGCCAGCCAGGGCGTTAATCGGTTCGCTCCATCCGTTCCTCTTCACTTCCCTTTCCCTTCTTGCTCGCGcattctctctccttctctctcgcTCAGGTCTCCGATTGGGTATTGTTTCTTCTCTCCTAGCTTTAATTAATCACTGCATTTTTCATGTTCAGGTATGTTAGTATCAACTAGTACTGCTAAATGCATTAGCAGTTCAGCGATAATTCTGCATTGCACATAGAgccatttttttttgcctttgctCTATCATAATCTCACCTCCAGTTTAGTCCAAGATGTTAGATACATTGATTTGGTCCCTTTGCTTCCTATGAATGTGGAATCAAATTCTTGCTACGAATGGGTTGCTGATGCAAAAGAGATTGGACCAGTGAAAACTTGATTACGCAATTGGGTTGCGAATCTAGTATGAGTATATTAAATGGGAGTAGGGACGGAATTATGAATTTGAGAGGCTTATACAAATAGACACAAGTGCAGAAAATATAATTAGTTGAAGTTTGGGGaatcaccatttttttttttactttgatcCAATGCGCATGTTCCGCACCCAGTCAATAGGAATTGGGATATTATGTTATTTAGACCTTCCTACTCCTTCTGGGACTTGCCTAGATTAGAAATCAAACAATTGAAACTGAATGCCATTGCATAATCATGGGATTCAGGATTCAGGCCTTAGGGTCCCTGTGGTAAACATTGCAGAATGCCTCCTATCTTCATTTTTTGTTATGTTTATGAATGCATATCCTGAAATTGAGTACACTCTGCAGGTTCCTTCTGTATTTGGATAAGCTATAAAGGTCTCAGCACCTTTCAATGTGATGTGATTTGCGAAGGATGTGTTCTCCAGGATAATGACAGTTTAGTTTCCGGTTCATATTGTTGTCTGGTGGATTTTGATCATACCACGATACAATGGGGAAACACTCTGCTGAATCTGGTGTTAGTATGCTCTTGCATGGAGACTTGGACATACAGATAATTGAAGCAAAATGTCTCCCCAATATGGATCTCATGACAGAAAGGATGCGGAAATGTTTTACTGGGTATGGGGCTTGCAGCACCGACTGTGGGAAGGCTGATCCACATCCGGACATGAGGAAGATCATTACTAGTGATCCATATGTTTCAGTTTGCCTTTCAGGAGCAACAGTGGCACAAACTCGAGTCATTGCCAACTCGGAGAACCCTAAATGGGAGGAACACTTCTATGTTCAAGTTGCTCATTCAGTTAGCCGAGTTGAGTTTCATGTAAAGGACAATGATGTTTTTGGGGCAGAGCTTATCGGTGTGGCTTCAATACCAGTTGAGCACATCACACCAGGTGATATGGTCAGTGGCTGGTTTCCAATTTCTGGCCAGTACAGTAATCCTATGAAGCCATCTCCTGAACTGCATTTATCTATCCAATATAAGCCAATCGACATGAACCCATTATACAAGGATGGAGTTGGTGCTGATGGCCATCAGAGTGTTGGTGTCCCAAATGCTTATTTCCCTATTAGGAAGGGTGGTATGGTCACCCTATATCAAGATGCTCATGTTCCTGACAATTTCCGACCTCAAATTGAGATCGATGGTGGGAGGACATATGAACAAAACAGATGCTGGGAAGATATCTGTCATGCAATCATTGAGGCTCATCATCTTATCTACATAGTTGGCTGGTCCTTGTATCATCCTGTGAGGCTTGTAAGGGAATCAACAAAACCTGTTCCTAATGGAAACCCACTAACCATCGGGGAACTTTTGAAGCGCAAAGTTCAAGAAGGAGTCCGTGTTATAGTGTTACTTTGGGATGACAAAACGTCACATGACAAATTTCTTTTGAAAACGGTAAGATTCTTTCCACCACCAAAAACTATTCATTTCAGAATATCAGAATGTCAATATATCAGTATTACTTCACTGTTATCACGTAAACGGTTGTCAAGTGGTAGACACTAGACAGATAGTAAATGAGGAGTAGATAGTACGCTTTTCTAATTACTGCATGATAAGGATGAAAATGTAATAACTGAAAAGGTAGAGATATTTGACCATACGTAATTCTCTTCCCTTATGGTCAATGCCCCTGGTGTCTCTCAAGAACCAAGCTGGTAAGTTCAATTGTTAAACTATCTTAATCTACATAATATTATGCATCTGTTTTTTTCATTCTTTgctcttttgttttgttttttgggTTTATTCTGtactt harbors:
- the LOC117844772 gene encoding uncharacterized protein, giving the protein MHICLYMCVFDFGMQFRSNVSYIWRYGLMSSMHCGRVLNFKTRQADGPKTTQSGLVCVWPCEAQPTISRAHYQRFASAPLGAASAAMAPPRSLAAAALVATAAAVVLSSLLYRRKCGRLAARVRELEAALAVAAEKAASERRGRVRAQQSLRRALSEQEPRPDEARPVKAAAAAAPASYPMAPIGTVQSCFSTRNGTPRQPLVVTLARATVALDPARVPAAALEGLASYSHCWILYVFHLNTDLDKMWKDPARSKVKAKVRVPRLKGGKMGVLATRAPHRPNPIGLSVAKVEVVDGHAVLLSGVDLVDGTPVIDIKPYLPYSDSVKGAAVPNWLEIDGALAVESIHFSEQFISALHICWVHAQKQSLYASADEFQDLIKQVLSWDIRSLSQRIRPHQVDMERETNSHRSEEADEDHGDGASSGVVYHLHLEGIDVSYRIDQGSNIVVEDAALLTVVRNQNRDGYLAWRDKLGSSGL